In a single window of the Solea solea chromosome 14, fSolSol10.1, whole genome shotgun sequence genome:
- the LOC131472472 gene encoding protocadherin gamma-A9-like yields the protein MGFGIQCVKWRFGCGQLQLLVFLFYFSSMVSGHIRYSIPEEMKKGSLIGNVAQDLGLDTKRLRSGRARIITGENIQYTELKTDKGILVVNERIDREQLCGDVTPCSFSFEVILENPMELHQITIEVTDINDHSPTFKRNGIGFEISESANVGSRFPLASAEDPDVGVNGLRAYVLADNDHFVLKQSSNDDGKKYAEMMLQKSLDRETNPHLTLKLIAVDGGTPQRSGTVNIDVTVLDINDNAPVFNQSVYKATVMENSPKGTYVTTVNASDADFGSNSLITYHFSDLGSGFGNLFAIDETYGIISVSDLIDYEKDKKYELRIQAKDQGGLTDASKVIIEVSDVNDNAPTISVMSFTSPVSEDSPPGTTLGIINVKDLDSGDNGQVTCRIEGNAPFKIKSNVRNYYTLVTDTVLDRESVSDYNITVVATDAGIPPLSTKKNFNLKVSDVNDNAPVFSQGVYNAFIAENNSPGVSVLKLVAKDPDGNQNARVSYILEDGNIGGSLVSNYVSVNAENGVIYAVCSFDYEQIKDLVFVVKAQDGGSPPLSSNVTVKILIQDQNDNPPQVLYPVQTGGSVVGEMVPRSADVGYLVSKVVAVDVDSGQNAWLSYKLQKATDRALFEVGLQNGEIRTIRQVTDKDPVNQKLTVIVEDNGQPSRSATVIVNVAVADSFSEVLSEFTDFTQDKEYNDNLTFYLVLALAVVSFLFITCLVVIISVKIYRWRQSRVLYHSNLPVIPYYPPRYSDTLGTGTLQHVYNYEVCRTTDSRKSDCKFGRAGSQNVLIMDPSSTGTMQRIQSEKSILDEPDSPLEVS from the exons ATGGGATTTGGAATACAGTGCGTAAAATGGCGCTTTGGCTGCGGACAATTGCAGCTTctggtcttcctcttttatttCAGCAGTATGGTCAGCGGACACATCCGATATTCAATCccagaggagatgaagaaaggCTCCCTCATCGGTAATGTTGCTCAGGATCTTGGTTTGGATACGAAAAGGCTTCGTTCTGGTCGGGCCCGTATCATAACCGGAGAAAACATCCAGTACACCGAGCTGAAGACAGACAAAGGGATTTTAGTGGTGAATGAGAGAATAGACCGAGAGCAGCTTTGTGGAGACGTAACACCGTGTAGTTTCAGCTTTGAGGTCATTTTAGAAAACCctatggagctgcatcaaattaCTATTGAAGTAACAGACATTAATGATCATTCACCCACGTTTAAAAGAAATGGCATCGGTTTTGAAATAAGTGAATCGGCAAATGTTGGCTCTCGTTTTCCACTTGCGAGTGCAGAGGACCCAGATGTAGGTGTTAATGGACTCAGAGCATATGTTTTAGCTGATAATGATCATTTCGTATTAAAACAAAGTTCTAATGATGATGGAAAGAAATACGCAGAGATGATGCTTCAGAAATCactagacagagagacaaatccTCACCTGACTCTGAAGCTCATAGCAGTAGATGGAGGAACTCCGCAGAGATCTGGCACAGTAAATATAGATGTTACTGTTCTTGATATCAATGATAATGCACCTGTATTTAATCAGTCTGTTTACAAAGCTACTGTCATGGAAAATTCACCCAAAGGTACGTACGTGACTACTGTTAATGCTAGTGACGCTGATTTTGGCTCAAACAGTCTAATAACATATCATTTTTCAGACCTCGGTAGTGGTTTTGGTAATTTGTTTGCAATAGATGAAACTTATGGTATCATTTCAGTAAGTGATCTAATTGATTACGAAAAAGACAAGAAATACGAGCTTAGAATCCAAGCAAAAGATCAAGGAGGTCTGACAGATGCGAGTAAAGTGATAATAGAAGTAAGTGATGTGAATGACAACGCCCCGACTATAAGTGTCATGTCATTCACTAGTCCTGTGTCAGAGGATTCTCCTCCTGGAACAACTCTTGGCATCATAAATGTAAAAGATCTCGATTCAGGTGATAACGGACAAGTAACATGTAGAATAGAAGGAAACGCACCTTTCAAAATCAAATCTAATGTAAGAAATTACTACACGTTAGTAACAGACACTGTATTAGATCGTGAAAGTGTGTCAGATTATAACATCACTGTTGTTGCAACAGATGCAGGAATTCCTCCTCTGTCAACAAAAAAGAACTTCAATTTAAAGGTATCTGATGTGAACGATAATGCTCCTGTGTTTTCACAAGGTGTTTACAATGCGTTTATAGCAGAGAATAATTCTCCTGGTGTTTCTGTTCTGAAGCTCGTGGCTAAAGATCCCGACGGAAACCAAAACGCTCGCGTTTCTTATATTCTGGAGGATGGTAATATCGGTGGTTCTCTAGTTTCTAATTATGTTTCTGTCAATGCAGAAAATGGAGTGATATATGCAGTTTGTTCGTTTGATTATGAGCAAATTAAAGATCTGGTTTTCGTCGTCAAAGCTCAGGATGGAGGTTCTCCTCCACTCAGTagtaatgtgactgtgaaaataCTGATCCAGGACCAGAACGACAACCCTCCCCAGGTTCTGTACCCAGTGCAGACTGGTGGCTCTGTGGTGGGTGAGATGGTGCCTCGTTCAGCAGATGTGGGCTATCTGGTCTCTAAAGTGGTGGCCGTTGATGTGGACTCTGGACAGAATGCCTGGCTCTCCTATAAACTCCAGAAAGCCACAGACAGGGCGCTGTTTGAAGTGGGCTTACAGAATGGAGAAATAAGAACTATCCGCCAAGTGACTGATAAAgatcctgtcaatcaaaaactgactGTTATAGTGGAGGACAACGGACAGCCCTCTCGTTCAGCTACAGTCATTGTTAACGTGGCGGTGGCGGACAGCTTTTCTGAAGTGCTGTCGGAGTTCACAGACTTTACGCAAGACAAGGAGTACAATGACAACCTGACTTTTTACTTAGTGTTGGCTCTGGCTGTAGTTTCATTTCTCTTCATCACGTGTTTAGTGGTTATTATCTCGGTGAAAATCTACAGATGGAGACAGTCTCGTGTCCTGTATCACTCCAATCTCCCTGTGATTCCATATTATCCACCACGTTACTCAGACACTTTGGG GACAGGGACTCTCCAACACGTGTACAATTACGAGGTGTGCAGGACGACTGACTCCAGAAAGAGTGACTGTAAGTTCGGCAGAGCTGGTAGTCAGA
- the LOC131472461 gene encoding protocadherin gamma-A11-like: MAPRRSLPHLSLRRRLFHALPRQIGLLMLLLHIVKMVDGQIRYSIPEEMKKGSVIGNVAQDLGLDLRRLRSGRARIVTAENVHYAELKTDKGILVVHERIDREQLCGDITPCSFSFEVILENPMELHRITVEVLDINDHAPVFQNKDNPIRLEISESAAVGVLFPLQSAEDLDVGQNALQNYVLSPNDNFILKQHANPDGSKYVEMVLQKPLDREQHARLSLKLIAVDGGTPQRSGTINIDVTVLDANDNVPVFNQSVYKASVMESTIKGTHILTVNATDADGGSNGVVFYSLSRMKGSRADIFNIDEHKGTISVSGEIDYEKDRKYEVRVEAKDQGGLTGTSKVIFEVIDVNDNAPVINIMSFLSPVSEDAPPGTTVAILNIKDADSEKNGRIKCSIDDNLPFKIESSLTNYYNLISDQNFDRESVSEYNITITAMDFGSPPLLSSTKLHLKISDVNDNAPLFDKNGYSAQITENNSPGASIFAVCARDSDWNQNARISYLLEDSQVNGSPVSSYVSLNSETGVLSAVRPFDYEQMKQIELVVKAQDGGSPPLSSNVTVKILIQDQNDNPPQVLYPVQTGGSVVGEMVPRSADVGYLVSKVVAVDVDSGQNAWLSYKLQKATDRALFEVGLQNGEIRTIRQVTDKDPVNQKLTVMVEDNGQPSRSVTVIVNVAVADSFSEVMSEFTDFKQDKEYNDNLTLYLVLALAVVSFLFITCLVVIISVKIYRWRQSRVLYHSNLPVIPYYPPRYSDTLGGTGTLQHVYNYEVCRTTDSRKSDCKFGRAGSQNVLIMDPSSTGTMQRIQSEKSILDEPDSPIEVS, from the coding sequence atggcACCTCGAAGATCTTTACCTCACTTATCCCTGAGACGGCGTTTGTTTCATGCACTGCCACGACAAATAGGACTGCTTATGTTGCTGCTTCACATTGTTAAAATGGTAGATGGGCAAATTCGTTATTCTATTCcagaagagatgaagaaagGCTCCGTCATTGGTAATGTGGCGCAAGATCTGGGTTTGGATCTGAGAAGGCTCCGCTCTGGGCGAGCCCGTATCGTGACTGCAGAAAACGTCCATTACGCCGAGCTGAAGACAGACAAAGGGATTCTCGTCGTACACGAGAGAATAGACCGAGAGCAGCTTTGTGGAGACATAACACCGTGCAGTTTCAGCTTTGAAGTGATTTTAGAAAATCCGATGGAATTGCACCGAATAACTGTCGAGGTTTTGGATATAAACGATCACGCTCCTGTCttccaaaacaaagacaacccTATCCGTTTGGAAATAAGTGAATCGGCGGCTGTCGGGGTACTGTTTCCACTGCAGAGTGCGGAGGATCTTGATGTGGGACAGAACGCGTTGCAGAATTATGTTTTGTCGCCAAACgacaattttattttgaagcaacATGCAAATCCAGACGGAAGTAAATATGTTGAAATGGTGCTTCAGAAGCCTTTAGATAGAGAACAACATGCCCGTTTGTCTTTGAAATTAATAGCAGTGGACGGAGGAACACCACAGAGATCTGGTACAATTAATATAGATGTTACTGTACTAGATGCCAATGACAATGTTCCAGTTTTTAATCAGTCAGTGTATAAAGCGTCTGTGATGGAAAGCACAATCAAAGGCACCCATATACTAACCGTAAATGCCACAGATGCTGACGGTGGTTCAAATGGAGTTGTCTTTTACAGTTTGTCTCGGATGAAAGGAAGTAGAGCAGATATTTTCAATATTGATGAACACAAGGGCACGATTTCTGTTTCTGGAGAAATAGATTAcgagaaagacagaaaatatgAGGTAAGAGTCGAGGCAAAAGATCAGGGTGGTTTGACTGGGACAAGTAAGGTTATATTCGAGGTCATTGATGTGAATGACAACGCCCCAGTTATAAATATTATGTCGTTTTTGAGCCCGGTATCTGAGGATGCACCCCCTGGAACAACCGTGGCTATTTTGAATATTAAAGATGCAGACTCTGAGAAAAATGGGCGAATAAAATGTTCAATTGACGATAATCTCCCTTTTAAAATCGAGTCATCTTTAACGAACTACTataatttaatctcagatcaAAACTTTGATCGAGAATCCGTGTCAGAATATAACATAACAATAACAGCTATGGATTTTGGGTCTCCTCCCCTTTTGAGCTcaacaaaattacatttgaaaATATCTGACGTAAATGACAATGCACCCCTATTTGACAAAAACGGCTACTCCGCTCAAATCACAGAGAATAATTCTCCTGGAGCTTCGATATTTGCTGTCTGTGCGAGAGACTCTGACTGGAATCAAAACGCCAGAATCTCGTATCTTCTAGAAGATAGTCAGGTTAATGGAAGCCCAGTCTCTTCTTACGTGTCCTTAAACTCTGAAACTGGAGTTCTTAGTGCGGTTCGCCCCTTCGATTATGAGCAAATGAAACAGATTGAGTTGGTGGTCAAAGCTCAGGATGGAGGTTCTCCTCCACTCAGCAGTAATGTGACTGTAAAAATACTGATCCAGGACCAGAACGACAACCCTCCACAGGTTCTGTACCCAGTCCAGACTGGTGGCTCTGTGGTGGGTGAGATGGTGCCTCGTTCAGCAGATGTGGGCTATCTGGTCTCTAAAGTGGTGGCTGTTGATGTGGACTCTGGACAGAATGCCTGGCTCTCCTATAAACTCCAGAAAGCCACAGACAGGGCGCTGTTTGAAGTGGGCTTACAGAATGGAGAAATAAGAACTATTCGCCAAGTGACTGATAAAGATCCTGTCAACCAAAAACTGACTGTAATGGTGGAGGACAACGGGCAGCCCTCTCGTTCAGTTACAGTCATTGTTAACGTGGCGGTGGCGGACAGCTTCTCTGAAGTGATGTCGGAGTTCACTGACTTTAAACAGGACAAGGAGTACAATGACAACCTGACTCTTTACTTAGTGTTGGCTCTGGCTGTagtttccttcctcttcatcacgTGTTTAGTGGTTATTATCTCAGTGAAAATCTACAGATGGAGACAGTCTCGCGTCCTGTATCACTCCAATCTCCCTGTGATTCCATATTATCCACCACGTTACTCAGACACTTTGGGTGGGACAGGGACTCTCCAACACGTGTACAATTACGAAGTGTGCAGGACGACTGACTCCAGAAAGAGTGACTGTAAGTTCGGCAGAGCTGGTAGTCAGAACGTGCTGATCATGGACCCCAGTTCTACAGGGACGATGCAGCGGATACAGAGTGAAAAGAGCATCCTGGATGAACCAGACTCTCCTATAGAGGTTAGTTAA
- the LOC131472462 gene encoding protocadherin gamma-A5-like — protein MEFGIRCVKWRFGCGQLHLLVLVFYFSSMVSGNIRYSIPEEMKKGSLIGNVAQDLGLDTKRLRSGRARIITGENIQYTELKTDKGILVVNERIDREQLCGDVTPCSFSFEVILENPMELHQITIEVTDINDHSPTFEINSNSFEISESANVGSRFSLSSADDPDVGVNGLREYFLTDNDNFVLKQSSNGEGKKYAEMVLQKLLDRETNPHLTIKLVAVDGGNPQRSGTVNIDVTVLDINDNAPVFNQSVYKATVIENSPKGTYVTTVNATDADSGSNSLITYHFSDPRSGFGNLFTVDEKTGIISTTGSIDYEKDKKYEFRIDAKDQGGLTDAGKVIIEVSDVNDNAPTIGVMSFTSPVSEDSPPGTTIGIINVKDLDSGDNGQVTCRIEGNAPFKIKSNVRNYYTLVTDTVLDRESVSDYNITVVATDAGIPPLSTKRTFHLKVSDVNDNAPVFSQGVYDAFIAENNSPGVSVLKLVAKDPDENQNARISYILEDGNIGGSLVSNYVSVNAENGVIHAVRTFDYEQIKDLVFVVKAQDGGSPPLSSNVTVKILIQDQNDNPPQVLYPVQTGGSVVGEMVPRSADVGYLVSKVVAVDVDSGQNAWLSYKLQKATDRALFEVGLQNGEIRTIRQVTDKDPVNQKLIVIVEDNGQPSRSATVIVNVAVADSFSEVLSEFTDFKQDKEYNDNLTFYLVLALAVVSFLFITCLVVIISVKIYRWRQSRVLYHSNLPVIPYYPPRYSDTLGGTGTLQHVYNYEVCRTTDSRKSDCMFGRAGSQNVLVMDPNPTATMQRIQSEKSILDEPDSPLEVS, from the coding sequence ATGGAGTTTGGAATACGGTGCGTAAAATGGCGTTTTGGCTGCGGACAATTGCATCTCCTGGTCCTCGTTTTTTATTTCAGTAGTATGGTCAGCGGAAACATCCGATATTCAATCccagaggagatgaagaaaggCTCCCTCATCGGTAATGTTGCACAGGATCTTGGTTTGGATACGAAAAGGCTTCGTTCTGGTCGGGCCCGTATCATAACCGGAGAAAACATCCAGTACACCGAGCTGAAGACAGACAAAGGGATTTTAGTGGTTAATGAGAGAATAGACCGAGAGCAGCTTTGTGGAGACGTAACGCCGTGTAGTTTcagctttgaggtgattttagaAAACCctatggagctgcatcaaattaCTATTGAAGTAACAGACATTAATGATCACTCGcccacatttgaaataaatagcAATAGTTTCGAAATTAGCGAATCGGCAAACGTTGGCTCTCGTTTTTCACTTTCGAGTGCCGATGATCCAGATGTAGGTGTTAATGGACTCAGGGAATATTTTTTAACCGATAATGATAATTTCGTATTAAAACAAAGTTCTAATGGTGAAGGAAAGAAATATGCTGAGATGGTGCTTCAGAAATTattagacagagagacaaatccTCACCTAACTATAAAGCTCGTAGCAGTAGACGGAGGAAATCCTCAGAGATCTGGCACAGTAAATATAGATGTTACTGTTCTAGATATCAATGATAATGCACCTGTATTTAATCAGTCTGTTTACAAAGCTACTGTCATTGAAAATTCACCCAAAGGTACCTACGTGACAACTGTTAATGCGACTGACGCTGATTCTGGCTCAAACAGTCTAATAACATATCATTTTTCGGATCCCAGGAGTGGTTTTGGTAATTTATTTACAGTCGATGAAAAAACTGGCATAATATCAACAACGGGTTCGATTGATTATGAAAAGGACAAGAAATACGAATTTAGAATCGATGCAAAAGACCAAGGAGGTTTGACAGATGCCGGTAAAGTGATAATCGAAGTAAGTGATGTGAATGACAACGCCCCTACTATTGGTGTGATGTCATTCACTAGTCCTGTGTCAGAGGATTCTCCTCCTGGTACAACTATTGGCATCATAAATGTAAAAGATCTCGATTCAGGTGATAACGGACAAGTAACATGTAGAATAGAAGGAAACGCaccttttaaaatcaaatctaaTGTAAGAAATTACTACACGTTAGTAACAGACACTGTATTAGATCGTGAAAGTGTGTCAGATTATAACATCACTGTTGTTGCGACAGATGCAGGAATTCCTCCTCTGTCAACAAAAAGAACCTTTCATTTAAAGGTCTCTGATGTGAATGATAATGCTCCTGTGTTTTCACAAGGTGTTTACGATGCGTTTATAGCAGAGAATAATTCTCCTGGTGTTTCTGTTCTGAAGCTCGTGGCTAAAGATCCTGATGAAAACCAAAACGCTCGCATTTCTTATATTCTGGAGGATGGTAATATCGGTGGTTCTCTAGTTTCTAattatgtttctgtaaatgCAGAAAATGGGGTGATACATGCAGTTCGTACGTTTGATTATGAGCAAATTAAAGATCTGGTTTTCGTCGTCAAAGCTCAGGATGGAGGTTCTCCTCCACTCAGTAGTAATGTGACTGTGAAGATACTAATCCAGGACCAGAACGACAACCCCCCTCAGGTTTTGTATCCAGTCCAGACTGGTGGCTCTGTGGTGGGTGAGATGGTGCCTCGTTCAGCAGATGTGGGCTATCTGGTCTCTAAAGTGGTGGCTGTTGATGTGGACTCTGGACAGAATGCCTGGCTCTCCTATAAACTCCAGAAAGCCACAGACAGGGCGCTGTTTGAAGTGGGCTTACAGAATGGAGAAATAAGAACTATCCGCCAAGTGACTGATAAAGATCCCGTGAATCAAAAACTGATTGTCATAGTGGAGGACAACGGACAGCCCTCTCGTTCAGCTACAGTCATTGTTAATGTGGCGGTGGCGGACAGCTTCTCTGAAGTGCTCTCAGAGTTCACTGACTTTAAACAGGACAAGGAGTACAATGACAACCTGACTTTTTACTTAGTGTTGGCTCTGGCTGTAGTTTCCTTCCTCTTTATCACGTGTTTAGTGGTTATTATCTCAGTGAAAATTTACAGATGGAGACAGTCTCGTGTCCTGTATCACTCCAATCTCCCTGTGATTCCATATTATCCACCACGTTACTCAGACACTTTGGGGGGGACAGGGACTCTCCAACATGTGTACAATTACGAGGTGTGCAGGACGACTGACTCCAGAAAGAGTGACTGTATGTTCGGCAGAGCTGGTAGTCAGAACGTGCTGGTAATGGACCCCAATCCTACAGCGACGATGCAGCGGATACAGAGTGAAAAGAGCATCCTGGATGAACCAGACTCTCCTCTAGAGGTTAGTTAA
- the LOC131472465 gene encoding protocadherin gamma-A10-like — MDTAKSQGTLLDRRVSILLLAIVATVNGQIRYSVPEEMRKGLFVGDVAKDLGLDVKRLVSGRARLVIDDDSQYVVLNQNKGHIVVNERIDREKLCAKKSPCSFSIEIVLEDPLELFSITIEIQDVNDHAPVFPKKEINLDISESTPTGTVFLLDSAADPDVGINSLQSYSLKANDHFVLKQHTRVDGNKYAEMVLQSALDREEQSKHTLILMAVDGGEPQRSGTVKIHVTVLDANDNAPVFTQSLYKASVLENVLRGTVIARVSAVDADQGYNGNVTYFFTHLEEDSPCPFEIDTYTGEVKLTGDIDYEVSPYYEINLQAKDPWGVVGASKLVIEVTDVNDHSPVITLASYSGKISEDSALGTVVALISVQDKDSGKNGQVHLNIDGNLPFKIKSSLRSYYTLVTEKNLDRENRSKYNITLTATDEGSPALTSSKTVVLDVTDVNDNAPAFSQSVYSTLLMENNSPGVALLQIHATDPDQDQNARISYFIIDSEINGNPVSSCFSINAQSGVIQALRSFDYEQTKEYKMRVKAQDGGSPPLSSNTTVIVRVQDQNDNPPQVLYPVQTGGYVVGEMVPRSADVGYLVSKVVAVDVDSGQNAWLSYKLQKATDRALFQVGLQNGEMRTIRQVTDKDPVNQKLTVIVEDNGQPSRSATVIINVAVADSFSEVLSEFTDFTHDKEYNNKLTFYLVLALAVVSFLFITCLVVIISVKIYRWRQSRVLYHSNLPVIPYYPPRYSDTLGGTGTLQHVYNYEVCRTTDSRKSDCKFGRAGCQNVLIMDPSSTGTMQRIQSEKSILDEPDSPLEVS, encoded by the coding sequence ATGGATACAGCGAAAAGCCAAGGCACTTTACTGGACAGGAGAGTCTCCATTTTGCTACTTGCTATTGTTGCCACCGTGAATGGACAAATCCGTTATTCGGTCCCAGAGGAGATGAGGAAAGGGCTGTTCGTCGGAGACGTAGCAAAAGATCTCGGCTTGGATGTGAAAAGGTTGGTTTCTGGTCGGGCTCGACTTGTTATCGACGACGATAGCCAGTATGTCGTGCTGAACCAGAACAAAGGCCATATTGTTGTGAACGAAagaattgacagagaaaaatTATGCGCCAAGAAATCTCCGTGTAGCTTTAGTATAGAAATTGTCCTCGAAGACCCGCTTGAATTGTTTTCTATTACGATCGAAATACAGGATGTAAATGACCATGCTCCTGTTTTTCCGAAAAAGGAAATTAATTTGGACATTAGTGAATCGACGCCCACGGGTACTGTATTCTTGCTCGATAGCGCAGCTGATCCTGACGTAGGAATAAACTCACTGCAGAGTTACTCTCTAAAAGCAAATGATCACTTTGTTCTTAAGCAACACACTCGAGTAGATGGAAATAAATATGCTGAAATGGTGCTTCAGAGTGCTTTGGACCGCGAGGAGCAAAGCAAACATACGCTCATATTAATGGCTGTGGATGGTGGCGAGCCGCAGAGATCAGGGACCGTGAAGATTCACGTCACAGTTCTGGACGCAAACGATAACGCACCCGTGTTTACGCAGTCTTTATACAAAGCATCTGTCTTGGAAAATGTTTTGCGAGGCACCGTTATTGCGAGAGTTAGTGCTGTTGATGCGGATCAAGGTTACAATGGCAACGTTACATATTTTTTCACCCATCTGGAGGAGGATTCCCCGTGTCCCTTCGAAATAGATACATACACAGGAGAGGTTAAACTCACCGGTGACATTGATTATGAGGTTTCACCGTATTACGAAATAAACCTTCAAGCAAAAGATCCATGGGGTGTTGTTGGCGCCAGTAAATTGGTTATTGAGGTAACAGATGTGAATGATCATAGTCCAGTAATTACATTGGCTTCCTATTCGGGTAAGATTTCAGAGGATTCTGCTCTTGGAACTGTTGTTGCATTGATCAGCGTACAAGATAAAGATTCTGGTAAAAATGGACAGGTTCATTTAAATATAGACGGAAATCTCCCTTTCAAAATTAAATCATCACTTAGAAGCTATTACACATTGGTCACGGAGAAAAACCTCGACCGAGAAAACCGTTCCAAGTACAATATCACACTTACTGCCACAGATGAGGGCTCACCCGCATTAACGAGCAGTAAAACTGTGGTTTTAGACGTAACTGATGTCAATGACAACGCTCCGGCTTTCAGTCAGAGTGTTTACAGCACGTTGTTAATGGAGAACAATTCTCCTGGTGTAGCTTTGTTGCAGATCCATGCAACCGATCCAGATCAGGACCAAAACGCACGcatatcatattttattattgacAGTGAGATTAATGGAAATCCGGTTTCTTCATGTTTCTCAATAAATGCGCAAAGTGGCGTGATTCAGGCCTTGCGATCATTTGACTACGAACAAACTAAAGAATATAAGATGCGAGTTAAAGCACAAGATGGAGGGTCGCCACCATTGAGTAGTAACACAACAGTTATTGTTCGTGTCCAGGATCAGAACGACAACCCCCCTCAGGTTCTGTACCCAGTCCAGACTGGTGGCTATGTGGTGGGGGAGATGGTGCCTCGTTCAGCAGATGTGGGCTATCTGGTCTCTAAAGTGGTGGCTGTTGATGTGGACTCCGGACAGAATGCCTGGCTCTCCTATAAACTCCAGAAAGCCACAGACAGGGCGCTGTTTCAAGTGGGCTTACAGAATGGAGAAATGAGAACTATCCGCCAAGTGACTGATAAAgatcctgtcaatcaaaaactgactGTTATAGTGGAGGACAACGGACAGCCCTCTCGTTCAGCTACAGTTATTATTAACGTGGCGGTGGCGGACAGCTTCTCTGAAGTGCTGTCGGAGTTCACTGACTTTACGCACGACAAGGAGTACAATAACAAGCTGACTTTTTACTTAGTGTTGGCTCTGGCTGTagtttccttcctcttcatcacgTGCTTAGTGGTTATTATCTCAGTGAAAATCTACAGATGGAGACAGTCGCGCGTCCTGTATCACTCCAATCTCCCTGTGATTCCATATTATCCACCACGTTACTCAGACACTTTGGGTGGGACAGGGACTCTGCAACACGTGTACAATTACGAGGTGTGCAGGACTACTGACTCCAGAAAGAGTGACTGTAAGTTCGGCAGAGCTGGTTGTCAGAACGTGCTGATAATGGACCCCAGTTCTACAGGGACGATGCAGCGGATACAGAGTGAAAAGAGCATCCTGGATGAACCAGACTCTCCTCTAGAGGTTAGTTAA